Proteins from a single region of Azospira inquinata:
- a CDS encoding iron-containing alcohol dehydrogenase, which translates to MQNFDYYNPTHIIFGKGRIADLDKQVPANARVLITYGGGSVRKNGTLDEVKAALGQRHVLEFSGIEPNPAYETLLPAVELVRREKIDFLLAVGGGSVIDGTKFIAAAACYAGDPWEILTSHGAKVTGALPLGTVLTLPATGSEMNNGAVVTRKELKAKLPFLHPAVYPRFSVLDPTKTFTLPPRQIANGVVDAFVHVMEQYLTYPVNSPVQDRFAESLLQTLVEIGPQALANPQDYDIRANVMWTATLALNGLIACGVPQDWATHMIGHELTALYGMDHGQTLAVVLPAMMDERRQAKEAKLLQYGERVWGIREGSVAARIDAAIAKTREFFEAMGTKTRLADYGVGQDGVDQVIAQLQTHGMTALGETREVTPEVSRRVLERSL; encoded by the coding sequence ATGCAGAACTTCGACTATTACAACCCCACCCACATCATTTTCGGCAAAGGCCGCATCGCCGACCTGGACAAGCAGGTCCCCGCGAACGCCCGGGTCCTGATCACCTACGGCGGCGGCAGCGTGCGCAAAAACGGCACCCTGGACGAGGTCAAAGCCGCCCTGGGTCAGCGCCATGTGCTGGAATTTTCCGGTATCGAACCCAATCCGGCCTATGAAACCCTGCTGCCCGCCGTGGAACTGGTGCGTCGGGAAAAAATCGACTTCCTCCTGGCCGTGGGGGGCGGTTCGGTGATTGACGGCACCAAATTCATCGCCGCCGCTGCCTGCTACGCGGGCGATCCCTGGGAAATTCTCACCAGCCATGGCGCCAAGGTCACCGGCGCCCTGCCCCTGGGCACCGTGCTGACCCTGCCTGCCACCGGCTCGGAAATGAACAACGGGGCGGTGGTAACTCGCAAGGAGCTAAAAGCCAAGCTGCCCTTCCTCCACCCCGCCGTTTATCCCCGCTTTTCCGTGCTGGACCCCACCAAGACCTTTACCCTGCCTCCCCGCCAGATTGCCAATGGGGTGGTGGATGCCTTCGTCCATGTCATGGAGCAGTACCTGACCTACCCGGTGAATTCCCCGGTCCAGGACCGCTTTGCCGAAAGCCTGCTGCAAACCCTGGTGGAAATCGGGCCCCAGGCCCTGGCCAATCCCCAGGATTACGACATCCGGGCCAATGTGATGTGGACCGCCACCCTGGCCCTGAACGGCCTCATCGCCTGCGGCGTGCCCCAGGACTGGGCCACCCACATGATCGGCCATGAACTCACCGCCCTTTACGGCATGGATCACGGCCAGACCCTGGCGGTGGTGCTGCCCGCCATGATGGATGAACGGCGCCAGGCCAAGGAAGCCAAGCTGCTCCAGTACGGGGAACGGGTCTGGGGTATTCGGGAAGGTAGCGTGGCTGCCCGTATTGACGCCGCCATCGCCAAAACCCGGGAATTCTTTGAGGCCATGGGCACCAAAACCCGCCTGGCGGATTACGGAGTGGGCCAGGATGGGGTGGATCAGGTCATCGCCCAGTTGCAAACCCACGGCATGACGGCCC
- a CDS encoding TetR/AcrR family transcriptional regulator has product MNTSSLPHPDTREHILEIGEAIILGKGFAAVGLAEILGSAQVPKGSFYHYFRSKEQFGTALLERYFDRYLADLDRLLTTPQAATGLLDYWESWRRHQGGCRAEEQCLVVKLSAEVADLSVAMREALDQGTRRIIARLAEALATGQKDGSLPALANPSATALELYALWLGASLLTKLRLDASALDQAMALTRSRLGLPPTQA; this is encoded by the coding sequence ATGAATACTTCATCCCTCCCCCACCCGGACACCCGGGAGCACATTCTGGAAATAGGGGAAGCCATTATTCTGGGCAAAGGTTTCGCCGCCGTGGGACTGGCGGAAATCCTGGGCAGCGCCCAGGTGCCCAAGGGCTCCTTCTACCATTACTTCCGCTCCAAGGAACAGTTCGGCACCGCCCTGCTGGAGCGGTATTTCGACCGCTATCTGGCCGACCTGGACCGGCTGCTGACCACCCCCCAGGCCGCCACCGGCCTGCTGGACTACTGGGAAAGCTGGCGCCGCCACCAGGGAGGCTGCCGGGCCGAGGAACAATGTCTGGTGGTAAAGCTGTCCGCCGAGGTAGCCGACCTGTCCGTGGCCATGCGGGAAGCCCTGGATCAGGGCACCCGGCGCATCATAGCCCGCCTGGCGGAAGCCCTGGCCACCGGGCAAAAAGATGGTTCCCTGCCCGCCCTGGCAAATCCCTCGGCCACCGCCCTGGAGCTTTACGCCCTGTGGCTGGGCGCCAGCCTGCTCACCAAGCTACGCCTGGATGCAAGCGCCCTGGACCAGGCCATGGCCCTTACCCGTTCCCGCCTGGGTCTTCCTCCGACCCAGGCTTAG
- a CDS encoding AraC family transcriptional regulator — protein MDNNYRIHAKSSAMARQTFPNLHRRPPSPEDPVTVNLRQGAADMEIPWHSHPWGQFAYPVAGTIRLSTEDTAWIVPPYRAIWIPAGVVHHLVTLGEVELRTLYVDGAKSPLPEKTCKVVAVSHLLGALSEALVTTPPPEEPRRTMIQTLLLEELRQAQPLALGLPMPRDRRLKALCDALLENPATERPLADWAAQVGASPRTLNRLFQSELGMSFGLWRQQLRLSRAATLVAQNLPLAQIANELGYASPSAFTAMFKRAFGVPPSQFFRSQP, from the coding sequence TTGGACAATAATTATCGCATCCACGCCAAATCCAGTGCCATGGCCCGCCAAACCTTCCCCAATCTCCATCGTCGCCCCCCCAGCCCGGAAGACCCGGTCACGGTCAATCTCCGCCAGGGGGCGGCGGATATGGAAATTCCCTGGCACAGCCACCCCTGGGGCCAGTTCGCCTATCCGGTGGCGGGCACCATCCGGCTCTCCACGGAAGATACGGCCTGGATCGTCCCGCCCTACCGGGCCATCTGGATTCCCGCCGGGGTGGTGCACCATCTGGTGACCCTGGGGGAAGTGGAGTTGCGCACCCTGTACGTGGATGGGGCCAAATCCCCCCTGCCGGAAAAAACCTGCAAGGTGGTGGCCGTCTCCCATCTGCTGGGGGCGTTGAGCGAGGCCCTGGTAACCACACCGCCCCCGGAAGAGCCCCGCCGCACCATGATCCAGACCCTGCTCCTGGAGGAGCTGCGCCAAGCCCAGCCCCTGGCCCTGGGGCTGCCCATGCCCCGGGACCGGCGCCTCAAGGCCCTCTGCGACGCCCTCCTGGAAAATCCGGCCACGGAACGCCCCCTGGCGGACTGGGCCGCCCAGGTGGGGGCCAGCCCCCGCACCCTGAACCGGCTGTTTCAAAGCGAACTGGGCATGAGCTTCGGGCTCTGGCGCCAGCAACTGCGCCTCTCCCGGGCCGCCACCCTGGTGGCCCAGAACCTGCCCCTGGCCCAGATCGCCAATGAACTGGGCTACGCCAGCCCCAGCGCCTTTACCGCCATGTTCAAGCGGGCCTTCGGCGTTCCTCCCAGCCAGTTTTTCCGCTCCCAGCCTTAG
- a CDS encoding MFS transporter, with amino-acid sequence MTAAVAASANDAPEGRRDGGIIAVVGFAHGVSHFFHLLLAPLFPWLMKDFSLSFTQIGVTMTLFFVVSGCGQALAGFAVDRWGARRVLFCGVGSLIAAGLVLAAAPGVWALFLSAALAGAGNAVFHPCDFTLLNRRVSPARLGHAFSIHGLSGNLGWAAAPAFMTGLATLAGWRIAALGAALLGVAVLVILFIWRRHLATPALSPEAAKAGQGDSPFAFLKVGAVWLCFGFFFFTTAAFGAFQNFGTPVLERVYGLSLALAASSLTAFLLGGAAGIGVGGFFAGGTVAHDRRIAALLVVAALLALVLASGWIPPMAVLPVMAAMGFCTGLAGPSRDLLVRRAAAARFGHQAYGRVYGFVYSGLDSGQALAPLLFGPFMDRGAFAGVLVGVALFQACAVFTALGVGRNQAKGG; translated from the coding sequence ATGACCGCTGCTGTTGCCGCTTCCGCCAACGACGCCCCGGAGGGGCGCCGGGACGGGGGCATTATCGCCGTGGTGGGCTTTGCCCACGGGGTTTCCCACTTTTTCCACCTGCTGTTGGCGCCCCTGTTTCCCTGGCTGATGAAGGATTTCTCCCTCAGCTTTACCCAGATCGGGGTAACCATGACCCTGTTTTTTGTGGTCTCCGGCTGCGGTCAGGCTCTGGCTGGCTTTGCCGTGGACCGCTGGGGTGCCCGGCGGGTGCTGTTCTGCGGGGTGGGCAGCCTGATTGCCGCTGGTCTGGTACTGGCGGCGGCCCCCGGAGTCTGGGCCCTGTTTCTTTCTGCGGCCCTGGCGGGGGCAGGGAATGCGGTTTTTCACCCCTGTGACTTCACCCTGCTGAACCGGCGGGTGTCCCCGGCCCGGTTGGGTCACGCCTTTTCCATCCACGGCCTGTCCGGCAACCTGGGCTGGGCGGCGGCCCCGGCCTTTATGACCGGGCTGGCCACCCTGGCGGGTTGGCGTATAGCGGCTCTGGGGGCGGCTCTGCTGGGAGTAGCGGTATTGGTGATTCTCTTCATCTGGCGGCGCCATCTGGCTACCCCGGCCCTGAGCCCGGAAGCGGCCAAGGCCGGCCAGGGGGATTCCCCCTTTGCCTTCCTCAAGGTGGGGGCGGTGTGGCTATGCTTTGGCTTTTTCTTTTTCACCACCGCGGCCTTTGGCGCCTTTCAGAATTTCGGTACCCCGGTGCTGGAGCGGGTCTACGGCCTATCCTTGGCCCTGGCCGCCTCGTCTTTGACCGCTTTCCTGCTGGGGGGCGCGGCGGGGATCGGGGTCGGGGGCTTTTTCGCCGGGGGCACGGTGGCCCACGACCGGCGTATTGCCGCCCTGCTGGTGGTGGCGGCGCTCCTGGCCCTGGTGCTGGCCTCCGGTTGGATACCGCCCATGGCGGTGCTGCCCGTCATGGCGGCCATGGGCTTTTGCACCGGTCTGGCCGGGCCTTCCCGGGATTTGCTGGTGCGCCGGGCGGCGGCGGCCCGTTTCGGACACCAGGCCTATGGCCGGGTCTATGGCTTTGTCTATTCCGGCCTAGATTCCGGTCAGGCCCTGGCGCCCCTGCTGTTTGGCCCCTTCATGGACCGGGGGGCGTTTGCCGGGGTGCTGGTGGGGGTAGCCCTGTTCCAGGCCTGCGCCGTGTTTACCGCCTTGGGAGTGGGGCGGAATCAGGCCAAGGGGGGCTGA